One Helianthus annuus cultivar XRQ/B chromosome 12, HanXRQr2.0-SUNRISE, whole genome shotgun sequence genomic region harbors:
- the LOC110895736 gene encoding homeobox-leucine zipper protein ATHB-40 — protein MTTQTQVDDQMVLLSQYYPGIYDQLIPQQGEVVKPRRRRKKNKTVANSSGFRKRKLSDEQVSMLEQNFGDEHKLESERKDRIAAELGLDPRQVAVWFQNRRARWKSKKMEEEYSKLKTEHDSTVVEKCRLETEVLKLKERLAEAEKEINRLVERSEGISSTSPSSSFSMEPTEPPLFGQFGMEGFEDAFYFQESSYIHGGLDWLNI, from the exons ATGACAACCCAAACTCAGGTTGATGATCAAATGGTTCTTCTCTCCCAATACTATCCTGGGATATATGACCAACTCATACCACAACAAG GGGAAGTTGTGAAACCGCGAAGAAGACGAAAGAAGAACAAAACAGTTGCTAATAGCAGTGGGTTTAGAAAAAGGAAGCTGAGTGATGAACAAGTGAGTATGCTTGAACAAAACTTTGGAGATGAGCATAAACTGGAGTCTGAAAGGAAGGACCGGATTGCGGCTGAACTTGGGCTTGACCCACGCCAAGTTGCGGTGTGGTTTCAGAACCGACGGGCTCGATGGAAGAGCAAGAAGATGGAAGAAGAATATTCCAAGCTTAAGACTGAGCATGATTCAACTGTTGTTGAAAAATGCAGACTTGAAACAGAG GTTTTAAAACTTAAGGAACGACTCGCTGAAGCGGAAAAAGAAATAAACCGGCTAGTGGAGCGGTCTGAAGGGATATCGAGCACAAGCCCTAGTTCATCCTTCTCTATGGAGCCGACAGAGCCACCGTTGTTCGGACAATTTGGGATGGAAGGATTTGAAGATGCATTTTATTTTCAGGAAAGTAGCTATATACATGGAGGATTGGATTGGCTTAATATCTAA